Genomic segment of Vulpes lagopus strain Blue_001 chromosome 7, ASM1834538v1, whole genome shotgun sequence:
GTTAGGGAACTCAATATCCACACCTTCTTCTTTACCACTTCCCCCAAATCTCCCACTGGGCAAATTCTCCGACTTGGTAGATCAGTGCAACATCTGGCATGAAAGCGGAAACTATTTTTAACAACAAAAGTAAGCATCACCTAACTAACTGGGTTTCTCTGTCATGCCCAGAACTTGGAAGTGAAACCAGGATATCTAATAATAGACAACAGGCACTAAAATGAGTACTGTCTGTTGACAGCCCGAATGTGAAAGGATGTTTGAAAAGATCCAAAATGTAACTTTGATAAAATGTTTGGGTTTTCCCCCCAAATGTGAACCTCAAGGGTGTTTCCAGCAGTGCTGCAGGTAACACGTTCAGATTAGGCTAGTGCCCCTGCTGgaatccttcctttcttctctactttTGAGTATTATCAACAGAAGGTGCACACATGTTCACTTTTGGAAATATGGCCTGTCACAGGACACACGGCCTTTGTCAAGATGGCACCAGGCCTTTACAAGTTCTTGTACACAGGAAGAGCTCAAGAAAAGCTGGTGGGATGGACTCATTAAAGCAGGAAGACTTTTACTCCATCAATTCATGGATGAAGGCAGCTCTTCACGGTCTGGCTCCAAACCAACttactttcattttgtttcaaatttcttCCTTTAGCCTACCCTGACTTTATTTAAGTAAACCaagttctctcttccttttgggCCTCCTTAGGTGCCCTTCCTTCTCACTGGAACAAGTGCCCCTCCACCCTAGGAACCCAACCTCTCCTTCAGTTCAAAGCACGGATGGTGGTTTCCTAAGAAAGGAAGACTTCCCTTAGACTCCCAATAAGGTGATCTTTCTTGATCTGTGCTCCTATAGGTTTTCATGCTTCTCTGTCATGAAATTGTCAACTTTGATACTGTTTCTCTCATTGTTCCCTGAGTGCAGGGACTGCATCAGCCTTGCTCACCTCTGTATGAGCAAAAGTCACACAGACCCCACTTAAGTGAAACTTCTTCCTTTAAAATCACCTAAGGGCCAACAGGATAcaatttccaaaagaattttcCTAATAACTTGCTTTTGAGAATAACCATGtcctcttaaaaatatcttctccatcTTTGAAAGGCAAGGAAACTAAATGGAAAAATGAGTTATCTTTTCAACACCTGGGAAATGGTTGGGGAGAATTCGCAGATTTGTTTTTCCCTAGGACATCTTGGCCTTCAGTGAATTCTACTTCCCTTAGGGTTCAGGATCCTAGCATGTTCCCAGCATGACTTCCGCCAGAGGAGaagttaaaaatcatatttttcatcACCTAATATTCAATCCTCAAGCTGAGTCATGCAACCAATCAGCTGAATCACCTCTCTGGTGGGACGTGTGGAGTATTACAGGAAGAATTTAGCATCATCTCCATTCACAAAACCAAATTTGGAGCAAGCAGTTCCAACGCTGGCTATGAATCGTCCAGGCTAGCTGTTCAGAACAATGTGTCCGCCTCCTCCCTAATCATGAACTTGGAGGCTGGCTAGCCAAGCAATACTCCAAACATTTCCAGGCATGGATAGATAGAGAATTACATcttatgttcagttttttttttttcaatctatgttgtaaatctgggcagccctgccACTGACTTCAAAAGTTCTAGAGATAAAGATGAAGGAATGAGGTGCACATGTGTCCTTACCACAATTGTGTTCAGTGCAACAACAAAATCATTGCAGTACACAGACTTGCATGGATGAATTACCATGCAGAAGGGATATTAGCATTAGCATGGAGGGAAGTGCTAGGAAAATCAGGCCTGGGCTGCTGGGATGCTGAGGGCAAACTAAGAACCCTGTCTTATTTTAAGCCGGGTGGGAAAGCCCTGGGAGACCACAACAGGTCTGGGAATAGGGGAAAGTGTTGAAATGTTCGATTTGTACGGACAGGCTAGAaataaaggggggaggggagtgatATGGTGGGAGATTCAACTAAGAggtaaagaaaactgaaaatacctACTGAGCACACACACTTTATGGAAGGTTCTATAGTGAAATAATGTAAAAGGAGAGTTAGGTACATAGAGCTAGCTCTAACTGATAGGAGGGCCATGGTGTTCTATCTTCCAAGTGAACAGAAGCTGCTGAGATGCCTGAAGAAGTTTCCTCCCCAAGACTTTGAGTTTTTATGCAGGTCCTTTAGAGTCATTTGCATGTGAAGTAGGCTTCTCAGATTGGGCTGAATTAGAGTGGTATGAAAATTATTTCTAGGATACTATATAGAATGCCCACTAGCATCTCTGTATCAAGCTAGCCCTCAAGAATTTCAAGTGAATCTGATAACTAAGGATCTTTGGGAAAAGCCAACCAGTCTCTAttaagcacacatacacatacaaatgcccttgaaatttttctttgccTCACTCAGCTGGCCACTGCCCTGTGACCTACAGGAATTAAAAACTGTAACAAGAAAGTCACcatgcttttcctctttctcttctctttctttccttcatgaaCAATTTAGTCCAAAAGCCATTGGGGAGGGGCTCAACAAGATAGCGCTGCAGTGGGGGTGAGAGGAATCACAGTGGCTCAGAGTGGTGTGGCGGAGCCACagcagggtgggtggggaagagCGGTGATCTAGCACATGGTACTGGGGCCCAAGTTGGAGAAGGAAAATAGGAGATTGGTTATGTAAGGTGAGGAAGGAATTGATCAAATAATAAACACACTGAGGATAGTGAGAAACAGGTATCTTGTTGTCAAGAAGGAGGTTACAAATATGGAGAGAATATGAACCCTCTGGTATTAGATTTGAAAGTACCAAGAATTGAAAATATCAAGAGAATATGAACCCGCTGGTATTAGATTTGAAAGTATCAAGAATTGGAAGTATCAAGGTGAGCTCATGGTTTTCAAGATAGATAGGCATGTAGGTAGGTGGAtcaacagacagacagacaggatgTGTGTATATTCTCTAATTCGGCTTGTTGAAAGTGTCTTGGAGCAGTGACAGTCCAATAACAATGAGCACACCAAGCACCCGGAGTTTGGTTTCTAAATTCTATTCTCCTCTAACAGGAATTAGTGCTATTTGAAGAAATGGTTGATTTCGGGGTTAGGAAAGCATAAGATGAGACTGGAACACCTTGTGGTGTCCTAAAAGACATGCTGAGCGAATAATGAGGACATGTCAAAAAGACACCAAAGTTAGCTTGAAAAGGCTCCCATAAGCTATGTCTAaacaaactaagaataaaaataatggaaatggaTTCTAACCCACTGAATATAATAGCAATCCAAAAGACCACAGTGACATAAATAGATACGTGAATAGATCTGAAGTATGATGAGGAATGGAATAAATATTACATAGTGCCAAAGTAACTCCCCacagaatatttattaattacaaaggacACAGTAATTTTACCGTAGAAGCCTGTCAGACCCTCCCTGGAACAAGTGATCAAAATTAATATCGTGAAAAAAGTCAGTATCTGTCCCTGTAAGGGACACCTGATTGGATATAGTGAGAAGAATATGGCATTATTTTTGTGGTATTCCCATCAAAGATGCATAACTAAATGTACTCATGTGAAAGCATAGACAAACCCAAGCTGAGGGACACTCTACAAAAGTGAGCATGATGGGGCCTCATGTTggcaacttactctcaaatggttcagaataAAAGATATTTGTACCAGGGAACTTTTCTTTAGGTTAAGattatttcaaaatctaaaaattaataattgaaaGAGTTACCTTGAGTCACTGTAGATATGATGGAAGCCAAGTGTCAAGATGGGATTAAGATCTGGATAAACTAAGTCAAATGCCAGCAATTATATGTTAGGTAATGCTTTTTTGGATGGTCTCCAGTAAGAGAAGTTATCCCTCAGTCCATTATGAaccaatacttaaaaaaaaaaaaaaaacacacacacacaaaattccaCACTTGGATTTGAGGACAATATCAAATTGCAACAAGGATCGTCAAGTGCTTGTTCTCGATGTCTGTACTTATTCTCATTGTGGACCGGTCACAGAGTCCAGGGACTAGCCCAGACACACTTTGAGCAGTACTTCTCTACTGCACACGTGGCTCTCCAATTGCCGTCATAtccaaataggaaataaaaactacAGTAGGTCGCACTGTTACCCATAATGGTAGCAACATTAATTACCACCATAATTAGCACCAATCATTCATACAAAGCTTTCAAGAAAGGGACTGCCCAGACAATGGGAAGGGACTCAAGACGTGCCTTTAACAGAATAACTGAATTTCTCTCCAAATGCATCATAGGAcaacaatgaatgagaccacCCCTGATTCCAAGGCAACTGCATTGTGATGACTAAAAGGAAGACAAATCCAATCCTACAGAAGGATAAAAAACATCTTCTACGGAATGACAGGACTGTCATTGCTAGAAAGGATCTGGCATTTAGCAGGGGTTAGCAGAGCACATGCCCCAATCAGCTGGGTCTGCTTTAACCACAGATACTAAGGGTCAAGCTACTGACGCCCAGCAGTCCACACGTAGGCTCCCCCTGCGAGGGTCTGTGCCACACACGGGCCCCCCCTCGGCCAGAGGCAGCCTTTTCCTATAAAAGAGAACAATCCTCTACTAAACCAGACCCGGAGCAGAGCCACGAGAAAGAAGCGATTGCACCGTCAGGGAAATGGCACACCAGCCAGGCCCAGGGTCCCTCTAGGGGACACGTTGACTTCCGTTGTCCGTCTCTGGACACTGACCCCTGGTGTCGGTGCCCCCTGACGCGGACTCTAGCCACACGCAGAGGAGGCTCCGCAAAGAGACACGCAAGCTGCAGTCAGCCGATCGCCGCAGCGGCTGTCCCTGGTGCGCACCTCACTCACCTGGAGCGGTTTTGCAGCTGGACGCTCGGGAGGGCAGCGACGGGGCGCTCTtggccctggggctctgggtgCTCTGCAagacctgtctctgcctcttcagctcctcttccctttcctgggcTGCTCGGATCTCTTCTTCGATCATGGACAAAGTCCGCTGCTTCCTCGACCTCAGCTTGAAGGGCCCCACCATCACATCGGCCTCCTGGGTGGCCAGGAGCGAGGCCGTGCTCCTGAGCTCGGCGGCCTCCGAGTACTTGCTGAAGTAGCTCCCTTCAGGTCTGGCCTCTTCCATGCTCACGGGGCCGCAGGGCTGCAGCGCGGGCGGCGCCTGGGAGGGCCCCCTGTCCCTGAGCGCCCGGTCTTCAGTGGCCAGAATCTTTGGCAACACCTCCCTTTTCTCCTGAACAGGGGAggacacctggggtggctcaaACATGCTCTGCGGCTTCTCCGAGCCGGGGGCCCCAGCGCCCCCCGCTTCCTCCAGACTTGCTCGGGGTCCCTGTGCTTCGGGCCCACGCTGGCTGGCTTCGGACGCGGCCCTGTCCGCTCGCTCGGCTATGGCTTGCTGAATGGCATTCTGCACCAGGAGACCAGCCTGATATTCCAAGGGGTCATCCACCGACGGCGAATCTCCCAGCGTGGAAGAAGGGGAATAGAAACCGTGATCACTAAAGGACTTGGAGACGCCTTCCCCTCGGCCCTCCGAAGGGTTGTCCGTCTGCGGAGTCTGGGGCAGAGAAAAATCGGCCAGTGAGTTCTCCTGGAGGGCGTTGGTGGTTTCGTTGGATGCCCCGCTGTCACTGATGTTGTCCATGCTGAAGTCATTGGACAGGGTCTCCAGGACAGTGGTGTCCTGGGACCTCACGGACAATTCATCCAAACCAGAGTCCAGCTCCTCTTGGGTCAGGGAGACATTCACTGACCTGGAAAACTGATCCAAGATCCCAGGATCGTCATCCTTGACCACAGTGAGGACGGCCCGGGCACTGGTAAACTCCCCGTCCTCTGCCCACAGTTTGGATAAGGGCCCGCGTTTGGAAGGCTCACTGTAGGGCCCTTCCTTCCCCGGAGGAGCTGCGCTGCCCTGGCTTCCCCCCGAAGACTGGCTCTCCGGGCCACAGCTGGCTTTCTGCCCCTTGGCTGCGGATGCCCCGGGGTCTTCTGGAGGCCCCCCGATGGAAGCTGGTCTCGAGATGGTCAGCGGCTTATCTGAGCTGACCGACCCCAGGGGCTTGTAGAAGGGCTTGACGGAGAAGAGCCTGGGTGTGCTCTGGCCCTTGGCCACCGTCTGCCTGGAACTCTCCATGAGCTGGAACTGTTTGCGGGCAGCAGAGAAGTCTATCTGTTCGGTGACAATGTCCTCCTTTGCGTGTTCTGTGGCAGCGGCGGGGTCCCGGGGGGCGGCAGGTGCTgcgcagggctggggctggggctggggttggggcggctgctgctgctgctgctgctgctgctgctgctgctgctgcatcaGCAGCTGCTCCTGCTGCGCCCTCCTCTCCTTGCGCTCCTTGTACTTTTTATGCGACTCCAGATGCTCCTCGTCCAGCTGCTCCTCGATGGTCTTCTCCTGGGGAGGGTTCCACCACTTGGCCGCAATGCCAGGGTTCTTTTTCACGGCCTGACTCCGGATgagctccctcctctccttctccagctccagcATCTCCTCCGACGGCCTCACTTTGCGGACGCAGTACTGCTCTCGCTCGCCCTCGTCGTCCTCAAAGAGCCTGGAGGGCTTCTTGTCCTCGTGGAAGGCGCGCAGCTCAAACTTGGCCTCCTTCTTCAGCGTGGTGAGTGTGGGCTCCCCCTCGCGGCCCGCGCCCCCGGGCGCCCGCACCCCgctgcccccgcgccccgccagCGCGTCCCGGGGCTGGTCCAGGGCAGGGGCGCGGCCGTTGGCCTCTGTGGCCTCCGCCAGGGCACCCCCAGGGGGGCCGGTGGTGGCCTCAGTGGGCGGAGGGACCCGTCCAGCCGCTGCGCTCCCCGTGGGTTGGGGCGGGCTGGCTGCGCGGGCAGGGAGGCTGAGGCCGGGCTCCGGGGGTTCCGGGGGCTCCGGGGACTCCAGGGGCTCCGGGGACCACGTGCCGTTGTAAGCCCCGTCCACCGCCGGGGCGTCGCAGCCACTGGCCTCCAGCACCTCGTCTAGGTAGCGGATCTCTCGGGCCACATCGTTATCCAGAACCTCGGGGCGGTCGGCCGGGAGCCCGTTGTGGGGGGGCGAGTAGAAAGGGGAGGAGCGGTCCATGGAATGCGGGGCGCAGCTGATTCCCGGGACGCTTTTGCTTTTACATTCTGCCAGCGACACCTCAATTTCCATGGCTTGGTGGTCTAGGGGAAGGGCGCTGGGCGCAGGCTCCAGGGGGTCGGCACTGCCGTCGGCTCTCTGGCCCTCTAGCCGGATATCATCCTCGGAGAGCTGGGGGGGCTtctggaagagagacagagaccaccAAAGTCAGAGTCAGACGCGAAACCTCATGCGGAAGCCAACACGGGGGGAATTACTTGGTAACTCGCTGGAAGGAAAAGTGAACCGATGACGAGTTCCTTGGAACAGAGAGTTCCCTTCTAGTAATTTCTCACACGCTCGTTTTGTTGTGGTGACTCCTACGCAAACCTCCCTAAGTTACAGATTCCCCGTTTTTTGTTTGCGGGGTGGTCCCGGAGGGAACTTACAACACATGCTTATCccgtttttaaatttcaaagtaacCTAAGATTCAGATCATTTGAAGACACTGTTCAGAGATcttcaaaaagagaagagattctATTAGCGATTGTAC
This window contains:
- the PALM2AKAP2 gene encoding A-kinase anchor protein 2 isoform X7, with product MEIEVSLAECKSKSVPGISCAPHSMDRSSPFYSPPHNGLPADRPEVLDNDVAREIRYLDEVLEASGCDAPAVDGAYNGTWSPEPLESPEPPEPPEPGLSLPARAASPPQPTGSAAAGRVPPPTEATTGPPGGALAEATEANGRAPALDQPRDALAGRGGSGVRAPGGAGREGEPTLTTLKKEAKFELRAFHEDKKPSRLFEDDEGEREQYCVRKVRPSEEMLELEKERRELIRSQAVKKNPGIAAKWWNPPQEKTIEEQLDEEHLESHKKYKERKERRAQQEQLLMQQQQQQQQQQQQQPPQPQPQPQPCAAPAAPRDPAAATEHAKEDIVTEQIDFSAARKQFQLMESSRQTVAKGQSTPRLFSVKPFYKPLGSVSSDKPLTISRPASIGGPPEDPGASAAKGQKASCGPESQSSGGSQGSAAPPGKEGPYSEPSKRGPLSKLWAEDGEFTSARAVLTVVKDDDPGILDQFSRSVNVSLTQEELDSGLDELSVRSQDTTVLETLSNDFSMDNISDSGASNETTNALQENSLADFSLPQTPQTDNPSEGRGEGVSKSFSDHGFYSPSSTLGDSPSVDDPLEYQAGLLVQNAIQQAIAERADRAASEASQRGPEAQGPRASLEEAGGAGAPGSEKPQSMFEPPQVSSPVQEKREVLPKILATEDRALRDRGPSQAPPALQPCGPVSMEEARPEGSYFSKYSEAAELRSTASLLATQEADVMVGPFKLRSRKQRTLSMIEEEIRAAQEREEELKRQRQVLQSTQSPRAKSAPSLPSRASSCKTAPGTIEKVKPPPSPSAEGPSSQPDLAPEEAAGFQRPKNLMQTLMEDYETHKSKRRERMDDSSYTSKLLSCKVTSEVLEATRVNRRKSALALRWEAGIYANQEEEDHE